A DNA window from Hevea brasiliensis isolate MT/VB/25A 57/8 chromosome 2, ASM3005281v1, whole genome shotgun sequence contains the following coding sequences:
- the LOC110666640 gene encoding uncharacterized protein LOC110666640 produces MLSIENPPPDPPCSCQFPQLNSSSDERASLKLPLPEVDLPNPPLDHHTPLPNFSIRDYVFTARNKDIRKNWPFSQKNLQLCLKHGVKELLPPFQPLDSVRNQSLKRCTVETTSHEKQNTSSFNKEQPDNHVALDSSDEGQLNNKLAESCLDVSSCRSGEENDFPSTTTSVSQSEIESLPDNRQSSSLLQIETSRKNSIAVEAAGPSGNKKTESTSRPLSKKCRLIVKFGGNSDRNSTEDIASNSTTVSETMASKVCPVCKTFSSTSNTTLNAHIDQCLSVESTPKWTADSKLTRHRFKPRKTRLMADIYMTATPCTLEELDRRNGTNWATISSMPTQETEKTETTNEGKKHRVSQVHPEDAGDVGPVYIDANGTKLRILSKFSDQPSVSKVGEDIGARKPLKGDKGIKYIAKKKKKRLAQKHLKYLKLAPQSKKIFSHKAHGSQISGGQQECKREARSFEKEHLMSKQTKSSDSGTLRPWVCSKRRDFTKKITSQEGHQPVKCNWHLPGDFLVDNGQSFLGDSLAERNHVQKSTNQSESPTSPGNSERMDKLFLKVQVGNKNEQSPGGNKVSNLLVEGRTSDNLESSSPSIKANSNQLGKSDTSVHASCMLGLSSFSRNHAFLLSKKIVSTCKDTNKNPDISCIASTKSPRNAHAVVTKAMKFSSFSKNLSAKGRSSVTESVPGKIKKWSAIKNSQVRFMKKREEGAVTWDSEVDQYYDLMHGDAENQVEREEIADEESHERSNVLETRQARGLSCISQGEEALALRSSKSATSCYYHDERANADSSVGIGNDLLQKVDYIDSGRKQVHVCAECIVVEPSSKTSDGRSGSSLIKPVDSEFYKPSNSLEVQSNSLQSVEDYRGLLCGNEAPRVPTEPDFVNDQEIFSADEIGNDMVAQDADIGVELDSEVGQGSSFPEVDPIPIPGPPGSFLPSPRDFGSEDFQGNSSLTTSRVHSSLDQHDVVDGHSSDSPMSAASTISNSTAGRSDFNHSEPSSSVGPYVVKEKIGSTGASVEPSVQSAGAVPQATGAEVERTTLDGEYMKPDRIYIEKGSLNFRNDQPCCCQRKERFSQGVALNFQNSQLLRRRKMASVTVPASGKHMDFNSSLRPADLDMRPELVPPSSCTNSGSEKVVLPVIKPLAGPIPFKDSSNPGVRFLARTDSDSASPSASNPILRLMGKNLMVVNKDEDTSVPLGGVQPRVQNSHQNSPFLAFSRVYPGNIENQDCHPLRHMGPQASVIFGQNSHKVDQCFDGGLSNSYRSQSDSQLPVHARLPAGMFQVQLTDCSFASSREFHEYKGDCNISSRHSRIKNRLNVSPTDNMETVIATADCHYQHTDSSTNPVKEIIIVDDVPESENVVKYTEPGRENQVVASGIPIPVAPNYNPTRAHPFSCYQSQEHSVLGESPIVRNASFHATPAKLGNSCPVRWGCTSEGSVVLQRSPFAAASSSPGHLRSTALHYSPGFS; encoded by the exons ATGTTATCCATTGAAAACCCTCCACCAGATCCCCCATGTTCTTGCCAATTTCCGCAACTGAATAGTAGTAGTGATGAGAGGGCTTCTCTTAAGCTTCCCTTGCCAGAGGTAGATCTACCAAACCCACCCCTTGATCATCATACCCCACTTCCCAATTTCTCGATAAG AGATTATGTATTTACGGCCCGGAATAAAGATATCAGGAAGAATTGGCCTTTTTCTCAGAAAAATTTGCAGCTTTGTTTGAAACATGGCGTGAAGGAATTGTTACCACCATTTCAGCCTCTTGACTCAGTAAGGAACCAGTCCCTTAAGAGATGTACGGTTGAAACTACTTCACATGAGAAGCAAAACACAAGCAGTTTTAATAAGGAGCAGCCAGACAATCATGTCGCACTAGATTCATCTGATGAAGGCCAGTTGAATAATAAGCTAGCAGAATCTTGCTTAGACGTTAGTTCATGTAGATCTGGAGAAGAAAATGATTTCCCATCTACAACAACAAGTGTGTCTCAATCTGAGATAGAGTCGCTTCCTGATAACAGGCAATCTAGCTCACTGTTACAGATTGAGACTTCAAGGAAAAACTCAATTGCAGTTGAGGCTGCGGGACCTTCTGGGAATAAGAAGACTGAGAGCACCTCCAGGCCATTGAGCAAGAAGTGCAGGTTGATAGTGAAATTTGGTGGCAACTCTGATCGTAACTCAACTGAAGATATAGCTTCTAATTCTactactgtctcagaaacaatggCTTCCAAAGTTTGCCCTGTTTGCAAAACCTTCTCGTCCACATCTAACACTACTTTGAATGCTCACATCGATCAGTGTCTTTCAGTGGAGTCAACACCCAAATGGACAGCTGATTCTAAGCTAACAAGACATAGGTTTAAGCCGAGGAAAACAAGGTTGATGGCGGATATTTATATGACAGCTACACCATGTACATTAGAAGAACTTGATCGAAGAAATGGTACAAATTGGGCCACAATTTCAAGCATGCCTACTCAAGAAACTGAGAAGACTGAGACTACTAATGAAGGGAAAAAGCACAGGGTGTCACAAGTTCATCCTGAGGATGCTGGTGATGTAGGTCCCGTTTATATTGATGCAAATGGCACCAAACTTAGGATTTTATCCAAGTTTAGCGACCAACCTTCAGTTTCCAAAGTAGGGGAAGATATTGGAGCAAGGAAACCTTTGAAAGGAGACAAAGGAATCAAATACATtgcaaagaagaagaaaaaacggCTCGCACAAAAACATCTTAAGTATTTGAAACTTGCTCCTCAAAGCAAGAAAATTTTCTCCCACAAGGCCCATGGCTCCCAG ATTTCTGGAGGTCAACAAGAATGTAAGAGAGAAGCTAGAAGTTTTGAGAAAGAACATCTAATGTCAAAACAAACCAAATCCAGTGATTCTGGGACTTTAAGACCATGGGTTTGCTCCAAACGAAGAGATTTTACAAAGAAGATTACTAGTCAAGAGGGCCATCAACCTGTGAAATGTAATTGGCATTTGCCTGGGGATTTTCTGGTTGACAATGGTCAATCATTTTTGGGTGATTCTCTTGCGGAGAGGAATCATGTTCAGAAATCTACCAATCAGTCTGAGAGTCCTACATCTCCTGGAAACAGTGAGAGAATGGATAAGTTATTTCTTAAAGTCCAAGTTGGCAACAAGAACGAGCAATCTCCTGGTGGAAACAAAGTGAGCAATCTCTTGGTGGAAGGCAGGACCAGTGACAATTTGGAGAGCTCTTCTCCATCAATTAAAGCAAATTCCAATCAATTGGGCAAAAGTGACACTTCAGTGCACGCTAGTTGTATGCTGGGACTTTCAAGCTTCTCCAGGAATCATGCATTTTTGCTGAGCAAGAAGATAGTTAGTACTTGCAAAGATACAAACAAAAATCCTGACATTTCTTGCATTGCTAGCACAAAATCTCCACGGAATGCTCATGCTGTTGTAACAAAAGCAATGAAATTCTCCTCCTTTAGTAAGAACTTGTCTGCTAAGGGCCGGTCTTCTGTGACTGAATCTGTGCCTGGTAAAATTAAGAAGTGGTCAGCCATTAAGAATTCTCAAGTGCGTTTCATGAAAAAACGAGAAGAAGGGGCAGTGACTTGGGATTCTGAAGTTGATCAATACTATGATTTGATGCATGGGGATGCAGAAAATCAAGTTGAAAGAGAAGAAATAGCTGATGAGGAGTCTCATGAGAGAAGCAATGTCCTGGAAACTAGGCAAGCAAGAGGATTATCATGTATTTCTCAAGGGGAGGAAGCATTGGCTTTGAGGAGCTCAAAATCTGCAACTTCATGTTATTATCATGATGAGCGGGCAAATGCAGATTCTTCAGTTGGAATTGGTAATGATTTGCTGCAGAAAGTTGATTACATAGACTCTGGTAGAAAACAGGTTCATGTATGTGCGGAGTGCATTGTTGTTGAGCCGTCTTCCAAAACTTCTGATGGCAGGAGCGGAAGCAGCTTGATTAAGCCGGTAGACtcagaattttacaagcccagcAATTCCTTGGAGGTCCAATCTAATTCTCTTCAATCTGTTGAAGATTACAGAGGGCTTTTATGTGGGAATGAAGCACCAAGAGTTCCAACTGAGCCTGATTTTGTCAATGATCAAGAGATATTTTCTGCTGATGAAATTGGCAATGATATGGTGGCACAAGATGCTGATATAGGGGTGGAGTTGGATTCAGAAGTTGGGCAAGGGAGCTCTTTTCCAGAGGTTGATCCAATACCTATTCCAGGACCACCAGGGTCTTTTTTGCCGAGTCCTAGGGATTTTGGCTCAGAAGATTTTCAAGGCAACTCTTCTCTTACCACAAGCCGGGTTCATTCTTCTCTGGATCAGCATGATGTGGTTGATGGACATTCATCTGATTCGCCAATGTCTGCAGCATCCACCATCTCTAACTCTACAGCAGGTAGATCTGATTTTAACCATTCTGAACCATCATCATCGGTGGGACCTTATGTTGTTAAAGAGAAGATTGGGTCAACTGGTGCTAGTGTTGAGCCTTCAGTGCAAAGTGCTGGTGCTGTTCCACAGGCAACAGGTGCCGAAGTGGAAAGAACTACTTTGGATGGAGAATATATGAAACCTGACAGAATCTATATTGAGAAGGGCTCTCTCAATTTCAGGAATGATCAGCCATGCTGTTGCCAAAGGAAGGAGAGATTTTCTCAGGGTGTTgctttaaattttcaaaattcacaACTATTGAGACGACGAAAAATGGCTTCAGTGACTGTTCCTGCTAGTGGAAAGCATATGGATTTCAACTCCAGCCTAAGGCCTGCAGATTTGGATATGCGACCTGAATTGGTTCCTCCAAGCAGTTGCACAAATTCAGGATCAGAGAAGGTGGTTCTCCCAGTTATTAAGCCCCTTGCAGGTCCCATTCCTTTTAAGGATTCTTCCAATCCAGGAGTGAGGTTTTTAGCTCGTACTGATTCTGATTCTGCTAGTCCATCTGCGTCCAATCCTATACTTCGGCTGATGGGAAAGAACTTAATGGTGGTCAACAAAGATGAAGATACTTCAGTACCACTTGGAGGGGTCCAACCTCGTGTTCAGAATAGCCATCAAAACTCTCCATTTCTGGCCTTTTCCAGAGTCTATCCTGGCAATATCGAGAATCAGGACTGCCATCCCTTACGTCATATGGGGCCCCAAGCTTCTGTCATCTTTGGTCAGAACTCTCATAAAGTAGATCAATGCTTTGATGGGGGGTTGTCGAATAGTTATAGAAGCCAATCTGATTCTCAATTACCTGTACATGCTCGACTACCAGCAGGCATGTTTCAAGTCCAGCTTACAGATTGCAGTTTTGCGTCATCCAGGGAGTTTCACGAGTACAAAGGTGATTGCAACATTTCAAGCCGACATAGTAGGATAAAGAACAGGTTAAATGTATCACCCACAGATAATATGGAGACAGTTATAGCAACTGCTGACTGCCATTATCAGCATACTGATTCCTCCACAAATCCAGTAAAAGAAATCATCATTGTTGATGATGTTCCTGAAAGTGAAAATGTTGTGAAGTATACTGAACCTGGGAGGGAAAACCAGGTAGTTGCTTCTGGAATCCCGATTCCGGTGGCTCCAAATTATAACCCAACTCGTGCACATCCTTTTTCATGTTATCAGTCACAGGAACATTCTGTCCTTGGCGAATCACCTATTGTGCGTAATGCCAGCTTTCATGCAACCCCTGCAAAGCTAGGCAACTCATGTCCCGTTAGGTGGGGTTGTACTTCAGAAGGTTCAGTTGTGTTGCAGCGGAGCCCTTTTGCAGCTGCATCATCCTCACCTGGTCATCTAAGATCTACAGCACTGCATTATTCTCCAGGCTTTTCATAG